The following nucleotide sequence is from Tachyglossus aculeatus isolate mTacAcu1 chromosome 11, mTacAcu1.pri, whole genome shotgun sequence.
TTTCTCTCGGCAAGCTGGGGCTTGCCGCCGGAGATATTAGAAAAGGTCGCTGGTCtccatcaatcgatcggtggtaactcttgagcgctcaccgtgagcagaacgctgtgctgaggacttgggagggtacagtacggcagagttggcagacacgtcctCTGCCCATCATGAGCACGCGGTCTAGATGCATGATGGCGCAcgcgcccccgcccccaacaGAGTAGCCCAGAGGCTAcgagattaagcgcttagtacagtgccctgcacatagtaagcgctcaataaatacgattgatgatgatggtgattagttCAACTTCTCCGTCAAAGCCCACGCAGAGGTAAGTCAGATGTGAAGTAGGAGCCAGTCTCGGAGACCACCAGCCCAATTTACCGGGAGTCGGTGGCTTTTTCACCGGGCTGGAGTTCGACGCCGCTCTCTGTGTCAAGGGAAGGGCCGGGACCATATGACAGGACcagaatctgtaattttatttatattgatttctgtttatttgtattgacttcGGTCTCCCCCACAACCCGCGCCAGACTGAGTTTGCTGTGAGCAGGAATAgtcactctttattactgtattgtacttttccaagcacgtagtacagtgcactgcacacagtaagcactgaataagattgaatgagtgaattctgcGAACAGAGGAGCAAGGACCTGAAATTCAGTCCCCTGGCCTGCTTCCTCAAAGCTCCAGGTATCTGACCTGCCGACCCTCCGTGTACTAGACGGAGCTGTGAAGCAGCAGCTGAATGTTTCCCTCGAGGGGCTTCGCCGTAGAGAGGCCGTCCTCGAGGCTGTGCAAGCGAATCAGCGAGTGAAAACCCAAATCCCAGTTCTTCAGAGGCGAATTATTTGGGCTGGGAGCAGATGAGGCTGGTCCCCCTTGTGTATAAATTGTCGGcttcctcctgccttgattagAAGGATGAGCCTTGTCTCCACAACAACCCCGCTATTtttagagagaaaaaaggagtgaTTCCACCTTCTCCGGTAATCAGCGTCAGACTTGGGGTGGGACCGAGGGAGCATCATCTGACTTTTAATGCCCAGGCGGGGTTGGAGAGCGGCTGATATTCAGGTGACTCCATGGTGGCCTttgtattccagcacttagaacggtgctttgcccatagtaagcgcttaacaaataccaaattatcactattattattccttctgctTGGGAACGGTGCGGTGGCTGCCGTGAAGAACACAGCACCATAGCTCTCATTTCTTGGACATCCCAGCAAATGGTATTTTAGGTCTTCTCTCCGGGAGGGTGCTTGCTTCTTTTCCTTTAGTGAAGCGGGCCCTTGAAACCTTGTTTTCAGAGATGCCGGGTCTTCGGATATCACGTTTTGCAGGAAGCCTGGCGGGCTAGTTGGGGTGGGGTTTGCTAACTCCAGGAAGGCGGGTTTGGTCAAGAGGGAACAGAAAGTGGCGGCTGAGTACCTCTGGGAATCAGGGAGGGATGGCCCAGCTTTGTAGTAGAAgtagtacatatttacatatttatttgttttatttattttacatatttgtacatatttattactctattttacttgtacctatgtattctatttatttaattttgttagtatgtttggtcttgttctcggtctcccccttctagactgtgaacccactgttgggtagggactgtctctatatgttgccagcttgtacatcccaagcgcttagtacagtgctctgcacacagtaagcgctcaataaatgcgagtgattgattgattgaagtagtatagtattgattaagcacttactgcgtgcggagcagtgAACTGAGCGCTGGAAGAGAGTACTCGTGGAAATTCAAACCTGTCCTCatccctcaagaggctcacagtcttaagagtgTTTTGTCCTGCCTGGATTCCAGGTCCTTGGACGCCGAATTCAATTTTtcatggagagacagagaaatttgGGCCCTGGCTGACCCTCGTCCCCACTGGTACCAGAAATCCCGGCTAGGAGAAGGGGAGGGCGGCCCGGCTCGGACTCAGAGGGGATAGCTGGCTCTCCAGAAATGTCTTTTTCATCCCCACCACCTTGAGAGTTGAAGTGGTTTGCCAGAAAGCTCTGTCTGTTTTCCTTTGGAGTGGTCGTTTGGTTTGAAAAGCACATCGATCAGTCGGTCAGCCCCACTGTCTCCTCCCTGTGGCTTGTGTTGCcttctgggttaataataatggcatttattaagcgctcactatgttctaagcactgggaaggttacaaggtgatcaggttgtcccttgtggggctcacagtcttaatccccattttacagatgaggtcactgaggcccagagaagtgaagtccgcCCGGAAGATTCAACCCGGCggctccggccggccggcccggtGGTTttcccatccgccgagctagctctcttcctgccttcaaggccctactgagagctcacctcctccaggaggccttcccagactgagccccttccttcctctccccctcgtccccctctccatcccccccatcttaactccttcccttccccacagcacctgtatatatgtatagatgtttgtacatatttattactctatgtatttattttacttgtacatatctattctatttattttattttgttagtatgtttggttttgttctctgtctcccccttttagactgtgagcccactgttgggtagggactgtctctatatgttgccaatttgtacttcccaagcgcttagtacagtgctctgcacatagcgctcaataaatacgattgatgatgatgaaagtcccacagctgacaattggtggagccgggatttgaacccctgacctctgactccaaagcccgggctctttccttctgagccacgctgcttctcgttgcccACTCCGTAGCCCGGAGCCAAGCTTGCCATCCagctgggctctggggctcccgGGGGCTGCCACGTTGCGCCTTCCAGCACCTGTCTGGGGGTTCACCCAGGCACCGGTTCTGATAGCAGCCCCCCGTCTTCTCCCCCTGACCCCGTGACCCTTAGGACAGGGTGGGGGAGTGTGGAATCAGACCCCGTCTCAGGTGAGCTCCCAGTCCAGGCCGCCGACCGTGCCCGTGTCCCCGGCAGGTGCTCCTGGCGGCCGCGGTCTGCACGAAGGCCGGCAAGGCCATCGTCTCGCGGCAGTTTGTGGAGATGACCCGGACCCGGATCGAGGGCCTGCTGGCCGCTTTTCCGAAGCTGATGAACACCGGAAAGCAGCACACGTTCGTGGAGACGGAGAGCGTGCGGTACGTGTACCAGCCCATGGAGAAACTCTACATGGTCCTGATTACCACCAAGAACAGCAACATCCTGGAAGACCTGGAGACCCTCCGGCTCTTCTCCAGAGTggtaagccctcctctcccccccgcccggggcaccattcactcattcagtcgtatttattgagcgcttactgtgtgcagagcactgtactaagcgcttgggaaggacaagttggcaacatagagagacggtccctaccccacagcgggctcacagtctagaagggggagacaaacaacaaagcaaaactattaacaaaataaaataaataggagagtaaatatgtacaagtaaaatagagtaataaatctgtacaaacatatagacaggtgctgtggggaggggaagggggtagggcggggggggatggggagggggagaggaatggggggctcagtctgggactcagtctcagtctTTCCCATTGGGGGTGAAGCGGGGGGTCTCCTGCTCTCTGTGGGGGTGGCCTAAGAGAGCGAGGCTGGGCAAACCagccaatatttatttatttattttacttgtacctatctattctatttattttattttgttagtatgtttggttttgttctctgtctcccccttctagactgtgagcccactgttgggtagggactgtctctatatgttgctagcttgtacttcccaagcgcttagtacagtgcttgcacgcagtaagcactcaataaatacgattgattgattgaatataccaGGTCcacttactgatttttttttttttttagccgtgtggtgttttttaagcacttattgcatgcctggctctggggtgggtacaggctaataaggttggacacagtccctgtccctcatgcagctcacggtgttaatcaccatgtcacaggtgaggtaactgaagtacagagaagtgaagtgacttgcccagagtcacacagcagacaagtggtcgacccgggattagagcccgggccctcctgactcccagtctccggCTCCATCCACCAAGCCGCACTACCTCTCAGCCTTGCCGTCTGACTGCGATTTGTAGGGTGGTTCTCCAAGGCTGCAATTTCTTCCTGGGCTGGACGGGATTTTGCCTGTGAAGTCATCTGTGGAGCAAAAACCCAGCTGTGAAAATGTCAGCCGACTAAGTGCCGGAGCTTGGggtttcgggttttttttttgtttttttttttaaaaggaaaaatctTGGTCTTGGCTCTCACTGCCTGCACAATCCACGCAGCCAGTGGTTCCAGGAAAATTTTTCTGGCTGCCCCTTAAGTGATCTTACCTGGCAATTCTATTAGCAGTCATCAGAACCCGCTCAGCCCCGTGAGGGCCTCGACCACTCATCACCCCCGACTATTTTTTAACGTCGGCCCTGGGCCTGCAGCCTTCCGAGAGcaaatgattcattcagttgtatttaccgagcgcctactgtgtgcagagcactggaaatgATAACTCGCCAGGCAGTTGGGCCAGTACTGAACCAGTCCAACCTGGGACTGCCCCTGCCCCTTACCGTGTGCCGCTGCCGTTCGGACTCAGATCCCGGAGTACTGCCGAGCCCTGGAGGAGAACGAGATCTCCGAACACTGCTTCGACCTGATCTTTGCCTTCGACGAGATCGTGGCCCTGGGCTACCGGGAAAACGTCAACCTGGCGCAGATCCGCACGTTCACCGAGATGGACAGTCACGAGGAGAAGGTGTTCCGGGCAGTCCGAGAGGTGAGTCGGGGGCGGCCGGCCCCGTCGCGCCTGGGCGTCTCCGGGGACGATCTGGTCGCCGGGCGAACCGGGCCTCGGTTTGCGCCTCCCGCAGACTCAAGAACGAGAGGCCAAGGCTGAGATGCGACGCAAGGCCAAAGAGTTGCAGCAGGCCCGGAGAGACGCCGAGAGACAGGGCAAGAAAGCCCCCGGCTTTGGGGGATTCGGAAGCTCGGCCGTGTCCGGCGGGAGCACGGCAGCCCTCATCACGGAGACCATCATCGAGACGGAAAAGCCCAAGGTGGCTCCCCCACCAGCCAGGTAGGAGCCCTGGGAGAGGCCGAAGCAGAGGCTGCCGAGGGGGCCTGGCTTCTAGCCCCAAAGCAGTGACGGGGTAAGTGGGGGACAGAATAAATTCACGCCCCAGCTGGGCGGAGGGGCCAGATGAGAGTCAGGAGAGCCAGTTGGACCTGGCGGAGAACGAGCTGGAGGCAGTCGGGACGATGAGGTGGCGgagcctttatcatcatcaatcgtatttattgagcgcttactatgtgcagagcactgtataaagccatCACGGGGCAGTCACTCTTGAACAGCAGAGCTCAGGCACTGGAGGCATCTCCAGAGGTGGTTCCTCCATTGAGGCGGCATTGATTTCACTCAGTGCTGCTCCTGTGTCCCGCCAGAGTCCATGTAGGGGCCGGCTGGAGTCGAGGAACGCTCCCCACCCGTGTCCTTTCCCTTTGCTGGGAGGTTGGTCCCCAAGTTTCCCCAAGTTTCAGGCAACCTGGAGGTTATGAGTGAATCAGGGGTGCTGAGATCCCCCGAGTGCGTGCTGCCGGGGGGGCAGAGCTGCAACAAAGTTTCTTCCACCCCAAATGTTGccgctgcctctctccccccctcctctcccgacCCCTCATTTTCTTCCCCTCAGGCCTTCGGGCCCCAGTAAGGCCCTGAAGCTCGGCGCCAAGGGGAAAGAAGTGGACAACTTCGTGGACAAGCTCAAATCTGAAGGCGAAACCGTCATGTCGTCAACAGTCGGCAAGCGGGTGTCCGAAGCAGCCAGGGTTCTAGCTCCACCTATTAACACGGAGAGGTGGGTATTGGGTATGTAAATCTGAAACACATGGGTGGTAAGCGTTCGCCcgtggcaaatcatcatcatcaatcgtatttattgagcgatcagtgtgtgcagagcactgtactaagtgcttgggaagtccaagttggcaacctatagagacggtccctacccaacagcgggctcgcagtctagaagggggagacagagaacaaaacaaaagatattaaccaaataaaatgcatCATTAATACTAAATTGGGTGGCTACTATTGGCCCAATGGGAAAAGCCTGGCTTGGGGAATCAGGGCTCCGGTCCCGGTTCCACCTGCTGGGGCGGTGCCCACCGGTGACCAGAGTT
It contains:
- the ARCN1 gene encoding coatomer subunit delta, with the protein product MVLLAAAVCTKAGKAIVSRQFVEMTRTRIEGLLAAFPKLMNTGKQHTFVETESVRYVYQPMEKLYMVLITTKNSNILEDLETLRLFSRVIPEYCRALEENEISEHCFDLIFAFDEIVALGYRENVNLAQIRTFTEMDSHEEKVFRAVRETQEREAKAEMRRKAKELQQARRDAERQGKKAPGFGGFGSSAVSGGSTAALITETIIETEKPKVAPPPARPSGPSKALKLGAKGKEVDNFVDKLKSEGETVMSSTVGKRVSEAARVLAPPINTESVHMKIEEKITLTCGRDGGLQSMELHGMIMLRISDEKLGRIRLHVDNDDKKGVQLQTHPNVDKKLFTADSLIGLKNPEKSFPVNSDVGVLKWRLQTTEESFIPLTINCWPSESGNGCDVNIEYELQEESLELNDVVITIPLPSGVGAPVIGEIDGEYRHDSRRNTLEWCLPVIDAKNKSGSLEFSIAGQPNDFFPVQVTFVSKKNYCNIQVTKVTQVEGNSPVRFSTETTFLVEKYEIL